A genomic segment from Aegilops tauschii subsp. strangulata cultivar AL8/78 chromosome 1, Aet v6.0, whole genome shotgun sequence encodes:
- the LOC109785358 gene encoding uncharacterized protein isoform X2, which translates to MALCRVGSRLAGVAARSLLTGSHAAKGGADIPIAGLRAHLHNTSGLLRPKGVGHYSQERFSHTKPAPTLVMVVVHEDPDLARVYAESLSKAARDQILVLHKVHLAPPASEVNPESTDVNPDADSKLDLPKECPGDPHVVSFVVDGLSGLTEAEIEMLFDNKMRTVVRDGKDPCVAAIEQMGRNLDSALQGVKWNQQICFEKLDARAISQSLLLEDLHKASKQVNFVEAALSEAGRRMFHKKVIWAKRSLLTLVPYASRYYFYCLSAYSLLMCDVPLRPVDYALIVVGAQWMASDEMRGKFLESYNYFKNGGKKVDAGDAGKKI; encoded by the exons ATGGCGCTCTGCCGTGTGGGTTCTCGGCTCGCTGGAGTCGCGGCGAGGAGTCTTCTCACCGGCTCCCATGCTGCCAAGGGCGGCGCTGACATCCCCATCGCCGGCCTCCGCGCTCACCTGCACAACACCTCTGGTCTCCTGCGTCCCAAGGGCGTCGGCCACTACTCTCAGGAAAGGTTCTCCCACACCAAGCCGGCACCCACACTGGTCATGGTGGTGGTGCATGAAGACCCAGATCTCGCGCGTGTCTATGCGGAGAG CCTGTCTAAGGCTGCCAGGGACCAAATCCTTGTCCTGCACAAGGTGCACCTTGCCCCACCTGCATCCGAAGTTAACCCTGAGTCCACCGATGTCAATCCTGATGCTGACTCTAAG CTTGACTTGCCGAAAGAGTGCCCCGGGGACCCacacgttgtttcctttgtcgtGGATGGGCTTTCTGGACTTACTGAAGCT GAGATTGAGATGCTGTTTGACAATAAAATGAGGACTGTGGTGAGGGACGGCAAGGATCCATGTGTCGCGGCAATCGAGCAGATGGGCAGGAATTTGGACTCTGCTTTGCAAGGGGTAAAGTGGAACCAACAGATATGCTTTGAGAAACTGGATGCGAGGGCTATTTCCCAGAGTCTGCTCCTGGAGGATCTCCACAAGGCCAGTAAACAAGTGAATTTTGTCGAAGCCGCCTTGAGCGAGGCTGGGAGAAGGATGTTCCACAAGAAAGTTATCTGGGCAAAGAGGAGCCTACTGACACTGGTGCCGTATGCCAGCAGGTACTACTTTTATTGTCTGTCCGCCTATAGTCTGCTGATGTGCGATGTGCCTCTTCGTCCGGTCGACTATGCCTTGATTGTGGTTGGAGCCCAGTGGATGGCTAGCGATGAAATGAGGGGAAAATTCCTGGAGTCATACAATTACTTCAAGAATGGTGGCAAAAAGGTGGATGCTGGTGATGCTGGCAAGAAGATTTGA
- the LOC109785358 gene encoding uncharacterized protein isoform X1 yields the protein MAPAVSQWTFTSMVGLIAEICISLRRRRRRRRRRATTRAMALCRVGSRLAGVAARSLLTGSHAAKGGADIPIAGLRAHLHNTSGLLRPKGVGHYSQERFSHTKPAPTLVMVVVHEDPDLARVYAESLSKAARDQILVLHKVHLAPPASEVNPESTDVNPDADSKLDLPKECPGDPHVVSFVVDGLSGLTEAEIEMLFDNKMRTVVRDGKDPCVAAIEQMGRNLDSALQGVKWNQQICFEKLDARAISQSLLLEDLHKASKQVNFVEAALSEAGRRMFHKKVIWAKRSLLTLVPYASRYYFYCLSAYSLLMCDVPLRPVDYALIVVGAQWMASDEMRGKFLESYNYFKNGGKKVDAGDAGKKI from the exons ATGGCCCCAGCAGTCAGCCAGTGGACTTTCACATCAATGGTGGGCTTAATAGCAGAGATTTGCATCTCGTT gcggcggcggcggcggcggaggcggaggcgagcGACGACGCGTGCCATGGCGCTCTGCCGTGTGGGTTCTCGGCTCGCTGGAGTCGCGGCGAGGAGTCTTCTCACCGGCTCCCATGCTGCCAAGGGCGGCGCTGACATCCCCATCGCCGGCCTCCGCGCTCACCTGCACAACACCTCTGGTCTCCTGCGTCCCAAGGGCGTCGGCCACTACTCTCAGGAAAGGTTCTCCCACACCAAGCCGGCACCCACACTGGTCATGGTGGTGGTGCATGAAGACCCAGATCTCGCGCGTGTCTATGCGGAGAG CCTGTCTAAGGCTGCCAGGGACCAAATCCTTGTCCTGCACAAGGTGCACCTTGCCCCACCTGCATCCGAAGTTAACCCTGAGTCCACCGATGTCAATCCTGATGCTGACTCTAAG CTTGACTTGCCGAAAGAGTGCCCCGGGGACCCacacgttgtttcctttgtcgtGGATGGGCTTTCTGGACTTACTGAAGCT GAGATTGAGATGCTGTTTGACAATAAAATGAGGACTGTGGTGAGGGACGGCAAGGATCCATGTGTCGCGGCAATCGAGCAGATGGGCAGGAATTTGGACTCTGCTTTGCAAGGGGTAAAGTGGAACCAACAGATATGCTTTGAGAAACTGGATGCGAGGGCTATTTCCCAGAGTCTGCTCCTGGAGGATCTCCACAAGGCCAGTAAACAAGTGAATTTTGTCGAAGCCGCCTTGAGCGAGGCTGGGAGAAGGATGTTCCACAAGAAAGTTATCTGGGCAAAGAGGAGCCTACTGACACTGGTGCCGTATGCCAGCAGGTACTACTTTTATTGTCTGTCCGCCTATAGTCTGCTGATGTGCGATGTGCCTCTTCGTCCGGTCGACTATGCCTTGATTGTGGTTGGAGCCCAGTGGATGGCTAGCGATGAAATGAGGGGAAAATTCCTGGAGTCATACAATTACTTCAAGAATGGTGGCAAAAAGGTGGATGCTGGTGATGCTGGCAAGAAGATTTGA